The Phragmites australis chromosome 13, lpPhrAust1.1, whole genome shotgun sequence DNA window TCCATTTGACAGTGCCAAGTTGGTATTCAGGTACATCAAGTTTGATACGTTTACTCCTGCAGCTGAGCGAGGGCTCCCAGTCACAAGGGTCATTAGCCGCATGACGCTGCAGCAGATTCTTGCCCGTGCGGTTGGTGATGATGCCATATTGAATGAAAGCCACGTTGTCGATTTTATAGATGATGGCAACAAGGTGAATGAGCAAATATATTTTAGTGGCCATGTCCGCAGAAATTTGGCTAAAAATGTTGCAGTTCTCTGACGTTGCAATGTTTGTCGGATGAGTGTAGGTTACTGCCATATTGGAGGATGGTCGAAGATTTGAAGGTGATCTTTTGGTTGGTGCCGATGGAATACGGTCAAAGGTAATGTGATTACTTCACCTTTTGGTCAGAAACAGGCACAGAAGAGAGACCTGATTTGCTTGAGGTTTTCTTCACTGGATAGGTGAGGAAGACACTATTCGGGTATACAGAAGCCACGTATTCAGGTTACACTTGCTACACTGGAATTGCAGACTTTGTGCCTCCTGATATTGACACAGTTGGGTATGTCGCATAGATCCTGGAATGATTAGTGTTATTTTCAGAGATTGTGAACTTTCATTGTGGTATAAcaatgtgctcctctttttgcTCTCGTGAAGGTACCGAGTATTTCTTGGTCACAAACAATACTTCGTCTCGTCAGATGTCGGCGCTGGTAAAATGCAATGGTATGCTTTTCACAAAGAAGCTGCTGGTGGCGCCGACCCTGAAAATGGTGAGTGCTTAGAGTGAAATGTTCGTGCTTAATTAGTGAGATGGACATCATAAGTTATGATGAAAATGAGACCAGTACTTTTGATATGCCCCGCACGTTTATCATCTGCTAAACACTGACaggcaaaaagaaaagattgcTTGAGATATTCAGCGGTTGGTGCGATAATGTCGTAGATCTGATAAATGCAACTGAAGAGGACGCGATTCTTCGCCGGGATATATATGACCGCCCACCTACTATGAATTGGGGAAAAGGTCGTGTCACCTTGCTTGGTGATTCTGTCCATGCTATGCAGCCAAATCTGGGTCAAGGTGGCTGCATGGCTATTGAGGTATGCAATGTTTTAGTTTGCCATGGCTATGGAATCTGATGGATATGTTTTGGTGTTGAGATCTAGTACTTATTGCAACAACACCCTTGCACTTGTCTTCATAGGATGGCTACCAGCTGGCTATAGAACTTGAGAATGCCTGGCAGGAGAGTGTCAAGTCTGGAACTCCTATGGACATAGTTTCCTCCTTGAAGCGGTAATTGCTTTGTATATTGTAGCAACTTAGTTTTATTTACACAGTATTGATTTGAGCATCCACTGGATTTTCTTCCAAAGATATCCTTTTCTTGTATGAATTTTGAGGTGTGGTCCGTACTAATATATTTAGTAACTTGACTGACagacacaatatttttttgcatattGGGGCTGCAGTTATGAGAAGGAGAGAAGGCTGCGTGTTGCTATTATACATGGATTGGCAAGAATGGCAGCCATCATGGCTACCACTTATAGACCATATTTGGGTGTTGGTCTGGGACCTTTGTCAGTATGTCATAAACTTACGGCTTTATACTACTCAATGCATAGAGTTCGTTTCTGTCTGTCATCCGGACTAAAAATTAGTCTTCAAGTATGCTGCTAACAATTTTATTGGATTTCTGAAACAAGGTTTAGATTGTCTAATTATCATGCTCCTAAGAGCATCACTGAAGAACTGTATACTGAAATTATTTGAACTGCATACTAAAACTATTTGATCTTTATGAGGAAATTTGTCATCTGTAGTTTTTGACGAAGTTGAGGATACCACACCCTGGAAGAGTTGGCGGGCGATTCTTCATCAAGTACGGAATGCCTATGATGCTGAGCTGGGTGCTAGGTGGAAACAGGTAATTCTCATTTCAAGCACATGTGCAAATAGTACTCCCTCCGTAAAAAATGCAAGGTGTATTTTATTTTGGAGAAATCAAAATTCGTATATTTTGACCAACAATTACTCAAATTATAGGTATGTTTAGCGTATAAATATTATACAAttatattcatatttcaaaatgctTTCACACTATATTGATTTTGtagttataaatgatatattttgtgagaaaacaaGTCAAAGTCTAATTTTCAAGACCATGCCACAATAAAATACGCCTTGTATTCTTGGACAGAGGTAGTAATAGATTTTCACTAGTGTTAAATGACCCGTTCCTGCTTAGCACATGTTACTCATCATGGAGATGAAAATTTCCATTGATGTACAGCTCAAAGCTAGAAGGAAGACCTTTAAGCTGCCGACTATCTGACAAGGTATGTTTTTATATGAACTATAGATATGAGTCAGTACCATCATTTAATATTTACTGACATTTAGAATCATGCTGAAGGCAAACGACCAGCTTCATCGATGGTTTGAGGATGACGATGCGTTGGAAGAAGCTATGGGTGGAGAGTAcgctctttgcttcttctctagTTTCATTTTAGCTAAACAAAATGTTTGATTTATTCCTTGATTTCAGCACCTTtgacaaaaaatatttataagaCTAACACTATTTGCAGATGGTACCTCTTCCCCGCAAGCTCAGG harbors:
- the LOC133888242 gene encoding zeaxanthin epoxidase, chloroplastic-like isoform X4; the encoded protein is MRASPTATSLPSTSPASRCTRTLRLLALPSPSASTRQRRGLFPPGRARLVATAAMPAPEPKARVLVAGGGIGGLVFALAAKRKGFEVLVLERDMSAIRGEGRYRGPIQLQSNALAALEAADAAAADEVMDAGCVTGDRVNGIVDGISGSWYIKFDTFTPAAERGLPVTRVISRMTLQQILARAVGDDAILNESHVVDFIDDGNKVTAILEDGRRFEGDLLVGADGIRSKVRKTLFGYTEATYSGYTCYTGIADFVPPDIDTVGYRVFLGHKQYFVSSDVGAGKMQWYAFHKEAAGGADPENGKKKRLLEIFSGWCDNVVDLINATEEDAILRRDIYDRPPTMNWGKGRVTLLGDSVHAMQPNLGQGGCMAIEDGYQLAIELENAWQESVKSGTPMDIVSSLKRYEKERRLRVAIIHGLARMAAIMATTYRPYLGVGLGPLSFLTKLRIPHPGRVGGRFFIKYGMPMMLSWVLGGNSSKLEGRPLSCRLSDKANDQLHRWFEDDDALEEAMGGEWYLFPASSGNSNLHPICLIRGEQRTLSVGSDPSDSASSLALPLPQISETHATITCKNKAFYLTDLGSEHGTWITDNEGRRYRVPPNFPVRFHPSDVIEFGSDKKAMFRLKVLNTLPYESTRRGGQQQVLQAA
- the LOC133888242 gene encoding zeaxanthin epoxidase, chloroplastic-like isoform X3; the protein is MRASPTATSLPSTSPASRCTRTLRLLALPSPSASTRQRRGLFPPGRARLVATAAMPAPEPKARVLVAGGGIGGLVFALAAKRKGFEVLVLERDMSAIRGEGRYRGPIQLQSNALAALEAADAAAADEVMDAGCVTGDRVNGIVDGISGSWYIKFDTFTPAAERGLPVTRVISRMTLQQILARAVGDDAILNESHVVDFIDDGNKVTAILEDGRRFEGDLLVGADGIRSKVRKTLFGYTEATYSGYTCYTGIADFVPPDIDTVGYRVFLGHKQYFVSSDVGAGKMQWYAFHKEAAGGADPENGKKKRLLEIFSGWCDNVVDLINATEEDAILRRDIYDRPPTMNWGKGRVTLLGDSVHAMQPNLGQGGCMAIEDGYQLAIELENAWQESVKSGTPMDIVSSLKRYEKERRLRVAIIHGLARMAAIMATTYRPYLGVGLGPLSFLTKLRIPHPGRVGGRFFIKYGMPMMLSWVLGGNSSKLEGRPLSCRLSDKANDQLHRWFEDDDALEEAMGGEWYLFPASSGNSNLHPICLIRGEQRTLSVGSRSDPSDSASSLALPLPQISETHATITCKNKAFYLTDLGSEHGTWITDNEGRRYRVPPNFPVRFHPSDVIEFGSDKKAMFRLKVLNTLPYESTRRGGQQQVLQAA
- the LOC133888242 gene encoding zeaxanthin epoxidase, chloroplastic-like isoform X2: MALLSATSPAKAHFSALFLCHDEPQHGQHQHALSAPHPQCFGGKARQRARGRCAAAMRPPDAPAVAQTAPAPAPAGGEVGRKPRVLVAGGGIGGLVFALAARRKGYEVTVFERDMSAVRGEGQYRGPIQIQSNALAALEAIDLAVAEDVMRAGCVTGDRINGLVDGISGSWYIKFDTFTPAAERGLPVTRVISRMTLQQILARAVGDDAILNESHVVDFIDDGNKVTAILEDGRRFEGDLLVGADGIRSKVRKTLFGYTEATYSGYTCYTGIADFVPPDIDTVGYRVFLGHKQYFVSSDVGAGKMQWYAFHKEAAGGADPENGKKKRLLEIFSGWCDNVVDLINATEEDAILRRDIYDRPPTMNWGKGRVTLLGDSVHAMQPNLGQGGCMAIEDGYQLAIELENAWQESVKSGTPMDIVSSLKRYEKERRLRVAIIHGLARMAAIMATTYRPYLGVGLGPLSFLTKLRIPHPGRVGGRFFIKYGMPMMLSWVLGGNSSKLEGRPLSCRLSDKANDQLHRWFEDDDALEEAMGGEWYLFPASSGNSNLHPICLIRGEQRTLSVGSDPSDSASSLALPLPQISETHATITCKNKAFYLTDLGSEHGTWITDNEGRRYRVPPNFPVRFHPSDVIEFGSDKKAMFRLKVLNTLPYESTRRGGQQQVLQAA
- the LOC133888242 gene encoding zeaxanthin epoxidase, chloroplastic-like isoform X1; this translates as MALLSATSPAKAHFSALFLCHDEPQHGQHQHALSAPHPQCFGGKARQRARGRCAAAMRPPDAPAVAQTAPAPAPAGGEVGRKPRVLVAGGGIGGLVFALAARRKGYEVTVFERDMSAVRGEGQYRGPIQIQSNALAALEAIDLAVAEDVMRAGCVTGDRINGLVDGISGSWYIKFDTFTPAAERGLPVTRVISRMTLQQILARAVGDDAILNESHVVDFIDDGNKVTAILEDGRRFEGDLLVGADGIRSKVRKTLFGYTEATYSGYTCYTGIADFVPPDIDTVGYRVFLGHKQYFVSSDVGAGKMQWYAFHKEAAGGADPENGKKKRLLEIFSGWCDNVVDLINATEEDAILRRDIYDRPPTMNWGKGRVTLLGDSVHAMQPNLGQGGCMAIEDGYQLAIELENAWQESVKSGTPMDIVSSLKRYEKERRLRVAIIHGLARMAAIMATTYRPYLGVGLGPLSFLTKLRIPHPGRVGGRFFIKYGMPMMLSWVLGGNSSKLEGRPLSCRLSDKANDQLHRWFEDDDALEEAMGGEWYLFPASSGNSNLHPICLIRGEQRTLSVGSRSDPSDSASSLALPLPQISETHATITCKNKAFYLTDLGSEHGTWITDNEGRRYRVPPNFPVRFHPSDVIEFGSDKKAMFRLKVLNTLPYESTRRGGQQQVLQAA